aattataagttacagtgagggaaattgcattaagaataatataaatatatggcAGATTATTTTCTGTTTATTTGAACACAGAGAATGGAGAATTGTTGAGCGGTCTTCAAACTGTAAGACGTCTTGGTTATAGAGGGCTTTATTACCCCCTCTGTGTGTTGCCCTCAGAAAGGTTGTTCCTGTGATAAAGCAGAACCACTTTACGTATGTCAACATTGAGTGAGGAACATTCACTCTCTATGTTGACATGCATTCCCTGTCCAGTGGTCATGCCTGACACAAATTAGCTCTATTTACGTTTGTTCTCTTTACCCTGGTTATCCTCCGAGTTAAACAATAACACTGCTTGAACTCAATAACTCTGCTTCCTGCATTTCTTACTGAGAGACAAGACAGAACCATTAGTTCACCTTTTACCATTTGACACTTTTAATTAGTCCGCTGTACCCCTTATGCATTTTTGTATTTGAAGGAACTGCCATTTTGTTTCTTTAGTTCTCTGCAAAAAGCCCTGTCGTGTGACTTGTGTAGAGCTCTGCAGTGGCCGACTTGTACCAGTACCTGCTCCTACAGTTACTTCCAGTATATCCCTCTCCTGGCCCTCCAGGCCCCACGCAGCTCCAGCCACGTCCTGGCCATGTGCCCTACACAGGGCCTGCTGTCACATAGATTGGAGATGTTCAGCGGGTCTAAAGGGGGCAGTCAGCTGTCTCCTTGTATCAGTTGGGGGAGGTCAGGCACTGAACGGTCCTAGgtggaacagagggatggaggggggagagaaagagagggagagagagactctaAGCTAGAGCAAGAACCCATTCATACatgaatgcacgcacacacacacacacacacacacacacacacacacacacacacacacacacacacacacacacacacacacacacacacacacacacacgtatgcacaaACAACTGTTTTTTTTTCAATATATTTCTGTAGATACTGTAATATGGCACTTTATGTTTAATAACTCTCTTTGCTAAATTATCACATGGAAGTTGCAGTGCCTTGGTAGCACTGAGAATAGGGTGCATGATGTTGTTGGTAGAATTGCCATAGAGTGGAAGTGTGGTCTTCCTGTTGATGACTTCAATGAGAATTCTCGTAATAAGTGAAAATGCTATGTCTACAATTAACCTACTGTACGTAATTCGAAAGCAAAGCACACAGTTGAGGGCAATGTATTGACTATTTCTCCACcctgctctctttccctctctctttccctctctctatctcttgctcccgctctgtccctctgttctgtccagaAGCCGGTGGGAAGAAGCTTCGTAGCACCGTGCAGAGGAGCACAGAGACGGGCTTGGCCGTAGAGAtgaggagcaggatgactcgGCAGGCCAGCAGAGAGTCCACCGACGGCAGCATGAACAGCTACAGCTCCGAGGGAAAGTAAGTGAAGTATGACGCATACCAATGTGATAATGTACACCCCCCCAAGGGGGTTTGGGGTGCTCATTTGAATTTCCTGTCTTTTTTGGGGGATCTTGCCAACTCTAAATAAGCAAGTTCAAGCTTTGAGGCCTTCTTCTTTAGTCTCCATAGTTACCAGTGTCATCTCTCCCTTCCGTTCCAGCCTGATCTTCCCTGGTGTTAGGCTGTCCTCCGATGCCCAGTTCTCTGACTTCCTGGATGGACTAGGCCCAGCCCAGCTGGTTGGACGACAGACGCTAGCTACACCACCCATGGGTGGGTGGATCAGATTCCTGGAACAATGTTGTGTCAAGAGATTCTGAATGAATGAAGGAATTATATATTTGATTTACGTGTCAAGACGCCTTTAGCGACCCCATCCCATACGGAAGGGATATCTGTATTGTGTGAATGGAGTGTTGACATTGTgttggctgtggtgtgtgttgttcaGGTGACATCCAGATTGGAATCGTGGACAAGAAAGGAGCGCTGGAGGTGGAAGTGATCCGAGCCCGTGGCCTTGTGGGAAAACCAGGTTCCAAGGCACTGCCAGGTAATTTACTACGTGATGTATAATATATTAATATATGCTATTTAGcagacacatacagttgaagtcggaagtttacatgcaccttagccaaatacatttaaactcctgacatttaatccgagtgaaaatttcctgtcttaggtcagttaggatcaccactttattttaagaatgtgaaatgtcagaataatagaataatagtagagagaatgatttatttcagcttttatttctttcatcacattcccagtgggtcagaagtttacatacactcaattagtatttggtagcattgcctttaaattgtttaactcgggtcaaacatttcgggtagccttccacaagcttcccacaataagttgggtgaattttggcccattcctcctgacagagctggcgtaactgagtcaggtttgtaggcctccttgctcgcacatgctttttcagttctgcccacacattttctataggattgaggtcagggctttgtgatggccactccagtaccttgactttgttgtccttaagccattttgccacaactttggaagtatgcttggggtcattgtccatttggaagacccatttgcgaccaagctttaactccctgactgatgtcttgagatgttgcttcaatatatccacatcattttcctgcctcatgatgccatctattttgtgaagtgctccagtccctcctgcagcaaagcaccctcacaacatgatgctgccacccgcgtgcttcacggttgggatggtgttctttggcttgcaagcgtccccgtttttcctccaaacataacgatggtcattatggccaaacagttctatttttgtttcatcagaccagaggacatttctccaaaaagtacgatctttgtccccatgtgcagttgcaaaccgtagtctggcttttttatgaaggttttggagcagtggcttcttccttgctgagcggcctttcaggttatgtcgacataggactagttttactgtggatatagatacttttgtacctgtttcctccagcatcttcacaagatcctttgctgttgttctgggattgatttgcacttttcgcaccaaagtacgttcatctctaggagacagaacgcgtctccttcctgagctgtatgacggctgcgtggtcccgtggtgtttatacttgcgtactattgtttgtacagatgaacgtggtaccttcaggcgtttggaaattgctcccattataagtgaaataatctgtctgtaaacagttattggaaaaatgacttgtgtcatgcacaaagtagatgtcctaaccgacttgccaaaactatagtttaacaagaaatttgtggagtggttgaaaaatgagttttaatgacttaagtgtatgtaaacttccgacttcaactgcatatccAAAGCTACTTAGAGTACCGtgagtacatacattttttgTATCCTGTATTTGAGTGGAATAGAATAGAACCCACAGCCCCAAACTTCATGCTAGTACCAACTGGTCACTACGGTAACCAGCGCTTGAACCAACTGACACTGCTGCCAATAGTATTGTaactattctgtctctctctctctctctctctctcttcatagcACCATATGTAAAAGTGTATCTTTTGGAAAACGGAGCCTGCATAgccaaaaagaaaacaaaagtaGCAAGAAAAACCTTGGATCCCCTTTACCAGCAGCAACTGCCTTTCGAAGAGGCTCCTGGAGGAAAAGTTCTACAGGTAAACTTCTACGTTCTACAAGGCCTTGATAAATACTTCACAGTTCACACATCATTTCGAAACAAATGCAGGCATCTAAAATATTATATTAACATGTCTAATAAACCCTCTTCTCCACAGATCATCGTATGGGGAGACTACGGACGCATGGACCATAAATCCTTTATGGGAGCAGTTCAGATACTTTTAGATGAGCTGGACCTGTCTAACATGGTGATTGGCTGGTTCAAGCTCTTTCCTCCTTCCTCATTGGTGGACCCTACCCTGGCCCCCTTGACAAGAAGAGCTTCCCAAACGTCATTGGATAGCCGGTCATAGCAGTGTGTGGACTGATAGCATTGTTGTAGCAGCAGCACCTAGTGTTGAGGTTAAACAAGCTGCGCTAGACCGGTCACGCCCCCCGGTTACACTGCATGCTTGATGTTGTGTCTTCTGAGCCTGTTTCTAGGGGTGCAAACGTGATCCTGTGTTTTGAGCAAAATGTCGCACACATTGTGCGTAGCGAGCGTCGCTCCTTCGGCCGGGTCGGAGCGCCAGCTCGGATTGGAAGGCCGTAACGGACTCCTTAGCACGAGGAATTGTCTCTAAATCGAGCGATTCCAGGTTTTCATCCAATCTTAAGCCATGGGGGTCGGAACTGGGAACCCGCTCGATGAGTTCTACAGAAGCCCTTTTCGaatgaaaaatacatgtttttgtttttaattaattgttttgttttctgtttgttttatTGTCGATGTACTTGTATACCTGAAGGGGTGACTGACAGTGTTGTCCTGTCCAGAAGCTTGGTCACGCCACGCCAACAGACCTAGCTAGATGTGTAAATGGAACTATGAGGATCATTGCAATAGGAGAGGTGGGGTGTCCCAACTAAAGCTCAAACTCCGAATATGAGGCCCTAGTCATAATACCTATAGGTAGTAGATCACACCAGAGAGACAATACTAAAGTTACTAAAGGCAATACAGAAGTGGCTACTGTACTATCGACACTCCAGAATCTATTGATCAGAACCCACAACAAGACTAACTTTTATGACCTAACATTATTATTTCTCTGTTGATATATTGTATGAAATTTAAATGAagattacaaaaaaaaaagtttttttgcaTGGACAAAAATTTAgctgaaaaaaaaaagaaaattattTTCTTGAGGCTGCGACTTGCAAAAAAAgatgaagaaaaacaaataaaacagaTCAGCCATTTTCAACAATTTATAttatttttaaatataaattTCACTAGTGCATGGTTTTCAAAGGGGAGTGAATGCAACAGCGTGATAAAAAAGACACATTGTTTATCATTCTTTAGACCATCCATAACATAAGTCTGTGTTTGGCAGACATACATACAGTAAGAGAAACTAAAATAAAAACTTTTGGAGTTATTTATCAAAAAAAACTGTTTATGTGACAAAGTGATGATGAAAATAAAtgtaaattatttatttcattgtaAAGGTTTACAAGCCTTATAAAGATAAACATTATGTGCAAATTGTACACGTCTCTTTTTCTCCCTTGTCCCAGGGCATCCCCCTGATATTGTCCAGAGTTTCAGGACTGTTGGTTCTTTTACAGTTCTGTATCGTTTCAATATGTCTTTTTTGGGGATTTGATTAACAAGCATGTTGTAAAGGATTTTCTG
The sequence above is drawn from the Salmo salar chromosome ssa05, Ssal_v3.1, whole genome shotgun sequence genome and encodes:
- the LOC106605391 gene encoding regulating synaptic membrane exocytosis protein 4 isoform X15, with the protein product MGRQGHDATAAAGAPGSGIRMQRSQSKMSLSASFEALANYFPCMNSFDEEDGEAGGKKLRSTVQRSTETGLAVEMRSRMTRQASRESTDGSMNSYSSEGNLIFPGVRLSSDAQFSDFLDGLGPAQLVGRQTLATPPMGDIQIGIVDKKGALEVEVIRARGLVGKPGSKALPAPYVKVYLLENGACIAKKKTKVARKTLDPLYQQQLPFEEAPGGKVLQIIVWGDYGRMDHKSFMGAVQILLDELDLSNMVIGWFKLFPPSSLVDPTLAPLTRRASQTSLDSRS
- the LOC106605391 gene encoding regulating synaptic membrane exocytosis protein 4 isoform X16, with translation MGRQGHDATAAAGAPGSGIRMQRSQSKMSLSASFEALANYFPCMNSFDEEDGAGGKKLRSTVQRSTETGLAVEMRSRMTRQASRESTDGSMNSYSSEGNLIFPGVRLSSDAQFSDFLDGLGPAQLVGRQTLATPPMGDIQIGIVDKKGALEVEVIRARGLVGKPGSKALPAPYVKVYLLENGACIAKKKTKVARKTLDPLYQQQLPFEEAPGGKVLQIIVWGDYGRMDHKSFMGAVQILLDELDLSNMVIGWFKLFPPSSLVDPTLAPLTRRASQTSLDSRS
- the LOC106605391 gene encoding regulating synaptic membrane exocytosis protein 2 isoform X14, which encodes MSLPVHGVSPLTPISCPLSVSVFCHVTPEDTDSPGWTSSGAMDVEERTRQMKLKVNKFKQGAGSDSRLEQDYNKRRDGHRGLDNMSAKSSDSDVSDVSAVSRTSSASRFSSTSYMSVQSERPRGKQKISDFTSKMKNRQLGTSSGSMNMTKSTSIGGDMCNLEKTDGSQSDTGVGMVGGDEDKKRRSSIGAKMAAVVGLSRKSRSTSQLSQTEAGGKKLRSTVQRSTETGLAVEMRSRMTRQASRESTDGSMNSYSSEGNLIFPGVRLSSDAQFSDFLDGLGPAQLVGRQTLATPPMGDIQIGIVDKKGALEVEVIRARGLVGKPGSKALPAPYVKVYLLENGACIAKKKTKVARKTLDPLYQQQLPFEEAPGGKVLQIIVWGDYGRMDHKSFMGAVQILLDELDLSNMVIGWFKLFPPSSLVDPTLAPLTRRASQTSLDSRS